The following are from one region of the Osmerus mordax isolate fOsmMor3 chromosome 1, fOsmMor3.pri, whole genome shotgun sequence genome:
- the klhdc8a gene encoding kelch domain-containing protein 8A isoform X1, translating to MSVPSTQEYHWQSLARLPSGRVYHSLVEVGAHMYMLGGCDAAGRPSPALELYSPEGDRWLSLPPMPTPRAGAAVAVLGKQVLVVGGVGENQCPLKVVEVYNTDEGRWRKRSGLREALMGVAIVVKDGRALAVGGMGPDLLPRNILQQYDLRKDMWALLPSMPTPRYDATAHLLGNKIYVAGGRQCKRSVKAFELFDSETRSWTTLPSMPCKRAYSGVVWDSMGRLSLLGGLRQGGGHQRSKFTKNINIFDTNQGVWLKSEETVPMKTKRADFAAAVLRGRMVVAGGLGHEPLVLDTVEAFHPQKKKWEKLAPMATPRCSASSIVIRDRLLVVGGVNQVLLSIWLLICLSIYLSRSLYVT from the exons ATGTCTGTGCCCTCGACCCAGGAGTACCACTGGCAGAGCCTGGCACGGCTACCCAGCGGGCGTGTCTACCACTccctggtggaggtgggggcccATATGTACATGCTGGGGGGGTGTGATGCAGCGGGGAGGCCCTCCCCTGCTCTGGAGCTCTACTCCCCAGAG GGTGACCGCTGGTTGAGCCTGCCCCCCATGCCGACCCCCCGTGCGGGCGCGGCCGTGGCTGTGCTGGGTAAGcaggtgctggtggtggggggtgtgggggaaaACCAgtgccccctgaaggtggtggaagtgtacaacacagatgagggcaggtggaggaagaggagtggtcTGAGAGAGGCCCTGATGGGTGTGGCCATCGttgtgaaag ATGGGCGAGCCCTGGCCGTGGGGGGCATGGGGCCAGATCTGCTCCCCCGCAACATCCTGCAGCAGTATGATCTGAGGAAGGACATGTGGGCACTACTGCCATCTATGCCGACTCCTCGGTACGACGCCACAGCACACCTGCTAGGCAACAAGATCTACGTGGCAG GTGGACGTCAGTGTAAGCGCTCAGTAAAGGCCTTCGAGTTATTTGACTCTGAAACACGTTCCTGGACTACTCTTCCCAGCATGCCATGCAAGCGGGCCTACTCAGGTGTGGTCTGGGACAGCATGGGCCGGCTGTCTCTGCTGGGGGGGCTACGGCAGGGGGGTGGGCACCAGAGATCCAAGTTTACTAAGAACATCAACATCTTCGACACCAACCAGG GAGTGTGGTTGAAGTCTGAGGAGACGGTGCCTATGAAGACTAAGAGGGCTGACTTTGCCGCCGCGGTGCTTCGGGGCAGGATGGTGGTAGCTGGAGGACTAG GTCATGAGCCATTAGTGTTAGACACAGTGGAGGCCTTCCACCCTCAGAAGAAGAAGTGGGAGAAACTGGCGCCCATGGCAACGCCAAGATGCTCCGCCTCCTCGATTGTCATTAGGGACCGCCTCCTTGTGGTGGGAGGAGTCAACCAGGTGCTCTTATCAATCTGGCTATTGATATGTTtgtccatctatctatctagaAGTCTATATGTAACCTAA
- the klhdc8a gene encoding kelch domain-containing protein 8A isoform X2, producing the protein MSVPSTQEYHWQSLARLPSGRVYHSLVEVGAHMYMLGGCDAAGRPSPALELYSPEGDRWLSLPPMPTPRAGAAVAVLGKQVLVVGGVGENQCPLKVVEVYNTDEGRWRKRSGLREALMGVAIVVKDGRALAVGGMGPDLLPRNILQQYDLRKDMWALLPSMPTPRYDATAHLLGNKIYVAGGRQCKRSVKAFELFDSETRSWTTLPSMPCKRAYSGVVWDSMGRLSLLGGLRQGGGHQRSKFTKNINIFDTNQGVWLKSEETVPMKTKRADFAAAVLRGRMVVAGGLGHEPLVLDTVEAFHPQKKKWEKLAPMATPRCSASSIVIRDRLLVVGGVNQVPSSAHEILYVREEECL; encoded by the exons ATGTCTGTGCCCTCGACCCAGGAGTACCACTGGCAGAGCCTGGCACGGCTACCCAGCGGGCGTGTCTACCACTccctggtggaggtgggggcccATATGTACATGCTGGGGGGGTGTGATGCAGCGGGGAGGCCCTCCCCTGCTCTGGAGCTCTACTCCCCAGAG GGTGACCGCTGGTTGAGCCTGCCCCCCATGCCGACCCCCCGTGCGGGCGCGGCCGTGGCTGTGCTGGGTAAGcaggtgctggtggtggggggtgtgggggaaaACCAgtgccccctgaaggtggtggaagtgtacaacacagatgagggcaggtggaggaagaggagtggtcTGAGAGAGGCCCTGATGGGTGTGGCCATCGttgtgaaag ATGGGCGAGCCCTGGCCGTGGGGGGCATGGGGCCAGATCTGCTCCCCCGCAACATCCTGCAGCAGTATGATCTGAGGAAGGACATGTGGGCACTACTGCCATCTATGCCGACTCCTCGGTACGACGCCACAGCACACCTGCTAGGCAACAAGATCTACGTGGCAG GTGGACGTCAGTGTAAGCGCTCAGTAAAGGCCTTCGAGTTATTTGACTCTGAAACACGTTCCTGGACTACTCTTCCCAGCATGCCATGCAAGCGGGCCTACTCAGGTGTGGTCTGGGACAGCATGGGCCGGCTGTCTCTGCTGGGGGGGCTACGGCAGGGGGGTGGGCACCAGAGATCCAAGTTTACTAAGAACATCAACATCTTCGACACCAACCAGG GAGTGTGGTTGAAGTCTGAGGAGACGGTGCCTATGAAGACTAAGAGGGCTGACTTTGCCGCCGCGGTGCTTCGGGGCAGGATGGTGGTAGCTGGAGGACTAG GTCATGAGCCATTAGTGTTAGACACAGTGGAGGCCTTCCACCCTCAGAAGAAGAAGTGGGAGAAACTGGCGCCCATGGCAACGCCAAGATGCTCCGCCTCCTCGATTGTCATTAGGGACCGCCTCCTTGTGGTGGGAGGAGTCAACCAG GTCCCCAGCTCCGCCCACGAGATCCTGtatgtgagagaagaggagtgtcTGTAG